A region of Longimicrobium sp. DNA encodes the following proteins:
- a CDS encoding NAD-dependent deacylase: MPSDESITRAAEWLASARRVLVSTGAGMSRESGIPTFRDALEGLWAQYDPQELATERGFRKNPRRVWSWYAARRRRIAEAVPHAGYHALVEMEARLPSLTIVTQNIDGLHALAGSRDVVELHGSIRRAKCLDRHHPWPGPVPDDGAEESDPPPCPVCGSPLRPDVVWFGEMLPEAAVERAWRLAEECDVLLLVGTSGTVWPAAELPAVAARAGARVIEVNPEPSELNHLAAAYLQGAAGAVLPRLAAALTERRMGDG; the protein is encoded by the coding sequence ATGCCGAGCGACGAATCGATCACCCGCGCGGCGGAGTGGCTGGCGAGCGCCCGGCGCGTGCTCGTCTCCACCGGCGCGGGGATGTCGCGGGAGAGCGGCATCCCCACCTTCCGCGACGCGCTGGAGGGGCTGTGGGCGCAGTACGACCCGCAGGAGCTGGCCACCGAGCGCGGCTTCCGGAAGAACCCGCGCCGCGTGTGGAGCTGGTACGCCGCGCGGCGGCGCAGGATCGCCGAGGCGGTGCCGCACGCGGGGTACCACGCGCTGGTGGAGATGGAGGCGCGGCTGCCGTCGCTCACCATCGTCACGCAGAACATCGACGGGCTGCACGCGCTGGCCGGCTCGCGCGACGTGGTGGAGCTGCACGGCAGCATCCGCCGGGCGAAGTGCCTCGATCGCCATCACCCCTGGCCCGGACCGGTGCCGGACGACGGCGCGGAGGAGAGCGATCCCCCGCCCTGCCCCGTCTGCGGATCGCCGCTGCGCCCCGACGTGGTGTGGTTCGGGGAGATGCTGCCCGAGGCGGCGGTGGAGCGGGCGTGGCGGCTGGCGGAGGAGTGCGACGTGCTGCTGCTGGTGGGGACGTCGGGAACGGTGTGGCCGGCGGCGGAGCTCCCCGCCGTGGCCGCGCGGGCCGGGGCGCGGGTGATCGAGGTGAACCCGGAGCCAAGCGAGCTGAATCACCTGGCCGCGGCGTACCTTCAGGGCGCCGCCGGCGCTGTGCTGCCGCGTCTCGCGGCCGCACTCACTGAACGGAGGATGGGCGACGGATGA